A stretch of the Medicago truncatula cultivar Jemalong A17 chromosome 5, MtrunA17r5.0-ANR, whole genome shotgun sequence genome encodes the following:
- the LOC11442303 gene encoding cytochrome P450 71D10 yields the protein MELHNLFTNITFIFSFLFLLVLFKVVKTLSANNSIVNLPPGPWTMPLIGNIHQIITSSLPHHHLKKLAEEYGPLMHLKLGEVPYIIVSSPEIAKEIMKTHDINFCDRPKLLLSTIFSYNATDIAFSTHGENWRQLRKICVEELLSAKRVESFRSIREEEVSNLVKSITASEGSVVNLTQMILSLTIGMTARAAFGKKNKHQEVFKSAMKEIFKLLGGFSFADLYPSIKILQMLSWPRKKLEKLHRETDMILQEIIDDHKSSHKKARKNDDLVDVLLKIQRVNHSQHPLTDDNIKSVIQDMFVGGTQSSSEAVLWTMSEMVKNPMVMEAAQVEVRRVFDKKGYVNETELHQLIYLKSVIKETMRLHPSIPLLIPRESTKPCQINRYDIPAKTRVIVNAWAIGRDPRYWVDAKSFKPERFLNSRIDFKGTDFEYIPFGAGRRMCLGIAFALPNIELPLAQLLYHFDWKLPNGMKNEELDMTESFGLAVGRKHDLCLIPFIRRP from the exons ATGGAGCTTCATAACCTTTTTACTAATATCACCTTCATTTTCTCCTTTCTCTTCCTCTTAGTGCTATTCAAAGTTGTTAAAACATTGAGCGCTAACAACTCCATTGTCAATTTACCACCTGGACCATGGACAATGCCCCTCATAGGAAACATACATCAGATTATAACGAGTTCATTGCCCCATCACCACCTCAAAAAATTGGCAGAGGAATATGGACCCTTAATGCACCTAAAGTTAGGTGAGGTACCTTACATAATAGTTAGTTCACCAGAAATTGCCAAAGAGATTATGAAAACACATGATATCAACTTCTGTGATAGGCCAAAACTTCTTTTGTCTACAATATTTAGTTACAATGCTACTGATATTGCCTTCTCTACACATGGAGAAAATTGGAGGCAATTACGAAAAATATGTGTTGAAGAGCTATTAAGTGCAAAACGTGTCGAATCATTTAGGTCCATTAGAGAAGAAGAGGTGTCAAATCTTGTTAAATCAATAACTGCAAGTGAAGGATCGGTTGTTAATCTCACTCAAATGATTCTCTCATTAACAATTGGGATGACAGCGCGGGCAGCATTTGGAAAAAAGAATAAACACCAAGAAGTGTTTAAATCAGCAATGAAGGAAATATTTAAGCTATTGGGAGGATTTTCTTTTGCAGATTTGTATCCTTCTATTAAAATTCTTCAAATGTTAAGTTGGCCAaggaaaaaacttgaaaaacttCATAGAGAGACTGATATGATATTGCAAGAGATCATCGATGATCACAAAAGTAGTCACAAGAAAGCTAGGAAGAATGATGATCTAGTAGATGTTCTTCTCAAGATTCAACGTGTAAATCACTCACAACATCCCTTGACCGACGACAATATAAAATCGGTCATCCAG GACATGTTTGTTGGTGGCACTCAATCATCTTCTGAAGCTGTGTTATGGACGATGTCTGAGATGGTAAAGAATCCGATGGTAATGGAAGCAGCACAAGTTGAGGTAAGAAGAGTGTTTGATAAAAAGGGATATGTGAATGAGACAGAGTTGCACCAATTGATATACTTAAAATCCGTCATCAAAGAAACAATGAGGTTGCATCCTTCTATACCATTATTGATTCCAAGAGAAAGTACGAAGCCATGCCAAATAAATAGATATGATATCCCAGCTAAGACAAGGGTCATTGTTAATGCTTGGGCTATTGGAAGAGATCCGAGGTATTGGGTTGATGCCAAGAGTTTTAAGCCTGAGAGATTTCTTAATAGCCGAATTGATTTCAAAGGCACAGACTTTGAATACATACCATTTGGTGCTGGAAGGAGGATGTGTCTGGGTATTGCATTTGCCTTACCCAACATAGAGCTACCTTTAGCTCAGTTACTTTACCATTTTGATTGGAAGCTTCCAAATGgaatgaagaatgaagaattAGATATGACGGAGTCATTTGGGCTTGCAGTAGGAAGAAAACATGACTTATGCTTGATTCCTTTCATTCGTCGTCCTTGA